One stretch of Oncorhynchus clarkii lewisi isolate Uvic-CL-2024 chromosome 3, UVic_Ocla_1.0, whole genome shotgun sequence DNA includes these proteins:
- the LOC139390547 gene encoding uncharacterized protein isoform X6 gives MPNATPPGWNPDEKSGMGQPAPPPYQDHPNAGYPAPAGYPPNPQGYAPPPQYGGAPGAPYSQPYPQGQYSPGHYPQSTVTVQPTVFVTRGALPYPLPDYLGYSIFTMLCCCLPLGIAALIYSISTRDANNQGHQQIAEKNSRLARILNHTALGIGITVIVLYIVSAIILGNRIN, from the exons ATGCCAAACGCCACACCACCAGGCTGGAACCCAGATGAGAAGTCTGGGATGGGACAACCAGCTCCTCCACCCTACCAGGACCACCCCAACGCAGGATACCCCGCACCAGCAGGCTACCCCCCCAATCCCCAGGGCTACGCACCACCGCCACAGTATGGAGGAGCTCCCGGGGCCCCTTACAGCCAGCCATACCCCCAGGGACAGTACTCCCCGGGACACTACCCCCAGTCCACCGTCACAGTCCAGCCTACGGTGTTTGTGACCCGTGGAGCTCTGCCTTACCCTCTGCCAGACTACCTGGGCTACTCCATTTTCACCATGCTGTGCTGCTGCCTGCCACTTGGCATCGCTGCACTTATCTACTCCATCTCG acTAGAGACGCCAACAACCAGGGTCATCAGCAGATTGCTGAGAAGAATTCTCGTCTAGCGCGGATACTGAACCACACCGCCCTGGGTATCGGCATCACCGTCATCGTCCTGTACATCGTCTCTGCCATCATCCTGGGCAACCGTATCAACTGA